One segment of Daphnia magna isolate NIES linkage group LG2, ASM2063170v1.1, whole genome shotgun sequence DNA contains the following:
- the LOC116917724 gene encoding uncharacterized protein LOC116917724 yields MSSRPKRKCKATNPPLSTVCTSSKAMDPVSNNPLSAFMEEDQSMSPQPLIKDESQAEVGETNVAVRAATVEYIIAAGTTQEWKMTAENLAEENCTLKDKVKLLEEALVAQKASSDEKVTSLELELQRVTNLLRAVEVFPELVSKAMAVIEAGTHAGTEAGTQAASRSSPAPSTNSRHVDEQTNKSSAKESGDEEEEDEDEEEDEDAFQALKVSSQQTRFQ; encoded by the exons ATGTCTTCCAGGCCAAAGAGAAAATGTAAAGCCACTAATCCGCCTCTGTCAACAGTGTGTACAAGTTCAAAG GCTATGGATCCGGTAAGCAATAACCCTTTGTCAGCTTTCATGGAAGAGGATCAGTCTATGTCCCCCCAGCCTCTCATCAAAGATGAGTCGCAGGCTGAAGTGGGTGAGACAAATGTTGCTGTCCGAGCAGCCACTGTTGAATACATAATTGCTGCTGGCACGACTCAG GAATGGAAAATGACTGCGGAGAACCTTGCAGAGGAGAACTGTACCCTAAAGGACAAGGTTAAGCTGCTGGAAGAAGCCTTAGTGGCGCAAAAGGCATCCTCTGACGAG AAAGTTACTTCCTTGGAGTTGGAGCTACAAAGAGTAACAAATCTTCTGAGGGCAGTGGAAG TGTTTCCCGAATTAGTGAGCAAGGCGATGGCGGTGATTGAAGCGGGTACGCACGCAGGTACGGAAGCGGGTACGCAAGCGGCTTCCCGATCGTCTCCAGCTCCATCGACGAACTCCCGCCATGTCGACGAACAAACTAATAAATCATCGGCTAAAGAAAGTGGCGACgaggaagaggaagacgaGGATGAGGAGGAGGACGAGGACGCTTTTCAAGCTCTAAAGGTAAGTTCGCAGCA GACGCGTttccaataa
- the LOC116917726 gene encoding uncharacterized protein LOC116917726: protein MSLSNYVSGLSVEAKKKYIDKLDILQCDCPYSLSKDLWKQGLHCCTIIPKIDHGDIFAYLVFSRSNLDVEKTKKAYKGLKAESKQAVNDGWLKQFMAMCLSSGVVLVQAKVTPSQAISDTPHSPWAAIGVDGCVIYAHCTCAVGLGEVCNHIGCLLLVSVYSVEIHEGKGRTEDKCTWADLSSQPGTYKEVREMGRTFMA, encoded by the exons ATGTCACTATCGAATTATGTTAGTGGGCTTTCAGtagaagccaaaaaaaaatacattgatAAATTGGATATTCTTCAGTGTGATTGCCCTTACAGTTTATCTAAAGATTTGTGGAAACAAGGACTTCACTGTTGCACAATTATTCCCAAAATAGATCATGGGGATATATTTGCCTACTTAGTTTTCTCCAGAAGTAATTTAGATGttgagaaaacaaagaaagccTACAAAGGTCTCAAAGCTGAGTCAAAACAAGCAGTGAACGATGGGTGGCTGAAACAATTTATGGCAATGTGTTTGTCATCAGGCGTGGTTTTAGTTCAAGCTAAG GTAACTCCATCTCAAGCTATCAGCGATACTCCTCACTCACCATGGGCTGCAATTGGTGTTGATGGTTGTGTAATATACGCTCATTGTACCTGTGCTGTAGG ATTAGGAGAAGTCTGTAATCATATTGGATGTCTTTTACTAGTCAGTGTATATTCAGTCGAAATTCATGAGGGTAAAGGACGTACCGAGGATAAGTGTACTTGGGCAGATCTTTCTTCGCAGCCA GGAACCTACAAAGAAGTTCGTGAAATGGGAAGGACTTTCATGGCATAA